The Erythrobacter sp. JK5 genome includes a region encoding these proteins:
- a CDS encoding acyl-CoA dehydrogenase, translating to MVPFNWEDPFDLESQLTEDERMIRDTAHAFAQSELQPRVIEAFREETSAPELFPLMGQAGLLGATIPEEYGGVGASYVAYGLIAREIERVDSGYRSMASVQSSLVMHPIYAYGSEEQKRKYLPGLASGELIGCFGLTEPDAGSDPAGMKTVARKDGDGYVISGSKTWISNSPFADVFVVWAKSEEHGGGIRGFILEKGMKGLSAPKIEGKISLRASTTGMIVMDEVKLPADALLPDVQGLKGPFGCLNRARYGISWGAMGAAEFCLHAARQYGLDRKQFGRPLAGTQLYQKKLADMMSDIALGLQASLRVGRLMDEGRFAPDMISIVKRNNVGKALDIARQARDMHGGNGISEEYQVIRHAVNLETVNTYEGTHDVHALILGRAVTGIAAF from the coding sequence ATGGTCCCGTTCAATTGGGAAGACCCGTTCGACCTCGAAAGCCAGCTGACCGAAGACGAGCGAATGATCCGCGACACCGCGCACGCCTTCGCGCAGTCCGAGTTGCAACCGCGCGTGATCGAGGCGTTTCGCGAGGAGACCTCCGCGCCCGAACTGTTCCCGCTGATGGGACAGGCGGGCCTGCTTGGCGCGACCATCCCCGAGGAATATGGCGGTGTCGGCGCGAGCTATGTCGCCTACGGCCTGATCGCGCGCGAGATCGAGCGGGTCGACAGCGGCTATCGTTCGATGGCGAGCGTGCAGTCCAGCCTCGTGATGCACCCGATCTACGCCTACGGCTCCGAAGAGCAGAAGCGCAAATACCTCCCCGGCCTCGCCAGTGGCGAGCTGATAGGCTGTTTCGGCCTGACCGAGCCCGATGCCGGCTCCGACCCGGCGGGCATGAAGACTGTCGCGAGGAAGGACGGCGACGGATACGTGATCTCCGGCTCGAAAACGTGGATCTCCAACTCGCCCTTTGCCGACGTTTTCGTGGTCTGGGCCAAGTCGGAAGAACACGGCGGCGGCATTCGCGGCTTTATCCTCGAGAAAGGGATGAAGGGCCTTTCGGCGCCCAAGATCGAAGGCAAGATTTCGCTCCGCGCCTCGACCACCGGCATGATCGTGATGGACGAGGTGAAGCTGCCCGCCGACGCGCTGCTGCCCGATGTGCAGGGCCTCAAGGGCCCGTTCGGCTGCCTCAACCGCGCGCGCTACGGCATCAGCTGGGGCGCGATGGGCGCAGCGGAATTCTGCCTCCACGCGGCGCGGCAATACGGGCTAGACCGCAAGCAGTTCGGCCGCCCGCTGGCGGGGACGCAACTCTACCAGAAGAAGCTCGCCGACATGATGAGCGATATCGCGCTGGGCCTGCAGGCTTCCTTGCGCGTCGGTCGCCTGATGGACGAAGGCCGCTTCGCCCCCGACATGATCTCGATCGTCAAGCGCAACAATGTCGGCAAGGCGCTCGATATCGCCCGGCAGGCGCGCGACATGCATGGCGGCAACGGCATTAGCGAGGAATACCAGGTGATCCGCCACGCGGTGAACCTGGAGACGGTCAACACCTACGAAGGCACACACGATGTGCACGCGCTGATCTTGGGTCGGGCCGTGACGGGGATCGCGGCGTTCTGA
- a CDS encoding response regulator: MSGRILVAEDEMIIGIDLCDTVAEAGFSVEGPHSGISSAMLAFQKEKPDLAILDIQLDDGIVFPLAQKLAAENVPIIFHSGRHSRAEVEAHFPTATTLEKPCPPAAMLDAVNEVLAAA, encoded by the coding sequence ATGAGCGGACGCATACTGGTCGCGGAAGACGAGATGATTATCGGTATTGACCTGTGCGACACGGTCGCGGAAGCGGGTTTCTCCGTCGAAGGTCCGCACAGCGGCATTTCGTCGGCCATGCTCGCGTTCCAGAAAGAGAAACCCGATCTCGCGATCCTTGATATCCAGCTCGACGATGGCATCGTGTTTCCTCTCGCACAGAAGCTTGCCGCCGAAAACGTACCCATCATTTTCCATTCGGGTCGGCACTCTCGTGCCGAGGTCGAAGCGCATTTTCCGACCGCGACCACGCTGGAAAAGCCGTGCCCGCCCGCAGCAATGCTGGATGCCGTGAACGAGGTGCTCGCCGCGGCCTGA
- a CDS encoding helix-hairpin-helix domain-containing protein, giving the protein MTFNEALPYVLAGLAVLLLLVALFYFVNRKTSVVDRDRKDVLDEGAARAQRNQALIDAPRSVEQDFGPTSANANSDTIAAAGAVADAEAGVSVAPTVGDPVPPAPTPAPSPATAPATAADDLTTIKGLGPKLATVLHEQGITTFAQIAAWTDSDVERIDAQLGRFKGRISRDNWVEQAKLLAAGDESGFAARFGQNG; this is encoded by the coding sequence ATGACTTTCAACGAAGCCCTACCCTATGTCCTCGCCGGGCTTGCCGTCCTCCTGTTGCTGGTGGCGCTGTTTTACTTCGTCAATCGCAAGACCAGCGTTGTGGACCGCGACCGCAAGGACGTGCTCGACGAAGGCGCCGCGCGGGCCCAGCGCAACCAGGCACTGATCGACGCACCGCGATCGGTCGAACAGGATTTCGGGCCGACGTCGGCCAACGCCAATTCCGACACGATCGCCGCCGCCGGAGCGGTCGCCGATGCGGAGGCCGGCGTTTCGGTCGCGCCGACTGTAGGCGATCCGGTTCCGCCCGCCCCAACTCCGGCCCCCTCCCCGGCCACAGCCCCGGCAACTGCCGCCGACGATCTGACCACCATCAAGGGGCTCGGCCCGAAGCTCGCGACGGTGCTTCACGAGCAGGGCATCACAACCTTCGCCCAGATCGCCGCGTGGACCGATTCGGACGTCGAGCGCATCGATGCACAGCTTGGGCGGTTCAAGGGCCGCATCAGCCGCGACAATTGGGTTGAACAGGCCAAACTGCTGGCAGCAGGAGATGAATCCGGTTTCGCAGCAAGATTCGGCCAGAACGGGTGA